A single genomic interval of Daucus carota subsp. sativus chromosome 1, DH1 v3.0, whole genome shotgun sequence harbors:
- the LOC108199654 gene encoding oleosin 1, translating into MAQQQQQTSDMHQQQQQQRPLTAQVAKTATAVTLTGSFMVISALTLAATVIGLVIATPVLVIFSPVLVPAAITTFLLLAGLFTSGGLGAVATFVLTWMYKYVSGQRPMGADQLDKVKSKIVGTAEDLKEQPRWIP; encoded by the coding sequence AACAGCAGCAGCAGACCTCTGACATGcaccagcagcagcagcagcaaaggCCCTTAACTGCACAAGTTGCGAAAACCGCAACTGCAGTCACCCTGACAGGCTCTTTCATGGTGATCTCTGCCCTCACCCTGGCAGCCACTGTCATAGGCCTCGTGATCGCGACTCCGGTCCTCGTGATCTTCAGCCCCGTGCTGGTGCCTGCAGCAATCACTACTTTCCTTCTGCTTGCAGGGCTTTTCACCTCTGGTGGACTTGGTGCAGTTGCCACCTTTGTGCTGACGTGGATGTACAAGTACGTGTCAGGGCAGCGCCCGATGGGCGCGGACCAGCTGGATAAGGTCAAGTCGAAAATTGTTGGCACTGCTGAGGATCTCAAAGAGCAACCCCGGTGGATTCCATGA